A segment of the Pantoea trifolii genome:
GGCGCTGTTTAAGGACAGTTTCCGCGCGCTGAACACCACCGAAGGTAAAGCGGCGGAAAGCATCAACACGCAGCGTGTGAAGTCGATTGATGCCAATGCAGCGAAGAACGGTGCGATCAGCGGACTGGCAGATTTCTCGGCTACGTATCAGCAGACGCCGGTTTCCGGTAATCCGTATAAGCCGGAAGAGCAAGACACCTTCTCACTTAACGTGGCGCAAAAAACCGCTGCCCAGACGCATGGCGATACCCAGGATTTGACCCAGCAAACGCTGTTTAAACTCAAGGCCAGCTTCCACACCGCGCTGGATTCTGCCTCGGCGGTGAAATTGACCGAACAGAAGTCGTCACAAAATTATAAGTACCATTTGATTGATGACGAAGAGCGAAGCCAGACATCGGTGACGCAGAATAAGAAAGGCGATTTGACCGCGAATTATTCCCAGCAGCTGACGCAAAATGAGACGGTGCAAACCTATCAGCTGGCGAAGTTGATTGATAGCGTACAGATCCCGCACAGCGTGAAAAACGAATTCACCCGCAGTTTCGCCGCCGCGCAGTTTGATGCGCAAATATAAAATCGTAGGGTCGCCATTAATGGCGACCTTATAAAATCCCGCACAATTCCACAAGGTCGCCATAAATGGCGACCCTACGTTATATGCATTATTTAAATTTTGATTGCGTTATTTGATCTTAAGAATTACACGCCGCTTTTTTATATTCGTCAATTGCCCGCAGCACCGCCGCTAGCCTATTGTTGAGCTTAATTAAATCCATAGCTTAATAATGGCAACGCATTGCCGGATATAGCATAACCGCGCTATTTACTTGTTTTAACCCCGCTGATTATCATCGCTTTCAATCCGTTATTCATTCCACGGCCTGCTGACTTTTTCAGTGCAGGCTTACCCTTCGCTGTGCAGTAAAAGTGAAATCAGCTATGACGCAAAACAGTGACGAGATTATTAACCGCGCGGCGGTATTAAATAGCGATGAACAAGCCATCGCCGCCGCACGCCATTTGGCCGAGCAGGCGAAAGGCGGCGCAGTCGAGCGCGATCAGCAACGCATCTATCCTATCGCGCTGCTCAACCAGTTCACCGCGCTGGGCCTTGGCAGCATCAGTGTGCCATGCGAATTTGGCGGCGCAGGTTTGTCGTACCAAACCCTGGCCGAGGTGTTTCGTCTGATCTCCGCCAGCGATCCCTCGCTGGGGCAAATCCCGCAAAACCACTTTGGTCTGATTCAGTTCATCCTCGGCGAAGGTTCGGCGGCGCAGCAGCAGCAACTGTTGAGCGCGGTGGTGCAGGGCAAACGACTGGGCAACGGCGGGCCGGAGAAAAACACCAAACACACGCGCGATGTGCAGGCGCAGCTGGTGACAACGTCACAGGGCTTAACGCTTACCGGCGAGAAGTTCTACTCCACTGGCGCGTTGTTCGCCGACATTTTGGTCACCACCGCGATGCACGATCAGCAGCCGAAGATGGCCTTTATTCCGCTGCCAGCATCGGGCGTGGAGATTGTTGATGACTGGTCCGGTATTGGCCAGCGCACCACCGCCAGCGGCACGGTGAAACTGCAGCAGGTTGCGGTGGATCCGGCGTTATTAATCTCGCTGCCCGCAGCCGAAAAACCGACGCTGCGCGGTGCGGTTTCCCAACTGATTCAGGCGGCGATTGATGCAGGCATTGCGCAAGGCGCGCTGGATGAGGCGCTGGAGTTTGTGCGCAGCAGCTCGCGACCTTGGGTCGATGCCAATGTCAGCCGCAATGCCGACGATCCTTACATCCTCGCCGATGTTGGCCGCATCAGCACCGAACTGAGCGCCGCCAACGCACTCCTGACGCGGGCCGCCCGCGTGCTCGACAGCATCGATCAGCAGGCGCTGACCGCCGAAAACTGCGCGCGCGCCTCGATTGCGGTAGCGGAAGCCAAAGTACTCACCACCGAAGTGGCGCTGCGTGCCAGCGAGAAACTGCTGGAATGGGGCGGTAGTCGCGGCACTTTGCTGCGCCACGGACTCGATCGTCACTGGCGCAATGCGCGCACTCACACTTTGCACGATCCGGTGCGCTGGAAAACCCACGCCATCGGCAACTATTACCTCAATGATGCGCTGCCTGCGCGTCATGCGTGGATTTAAGGAGCAACCATGACGCAGGTATCGCCTAAACAGCGCGCATCGCGCATCACCCACGCCCA
Coding sequences within it:
- a CDS encoding SfnB family sulfur acquisition oxidoreductase, with the protein product MTQNSDEIINRAAVLNSDEQAIAAARHLAEQAKGGAVERDQQRIYPIALLNQFTALGLGSISVPCEFGGAGLSYQTLAEVFRLISASDPSLGQIPQNHFGLIQFILGEGSAAQQQQLLSAVVQGKRLGNGGPEKNTKHTRDVQAQLVTTSQGLTLTGEKFYSTGALFADILVTTAMHDQQPKMAFIPLPASGVEIVDDWSGIGQRTTASGTVKLQQVAVDPALLISLPAAEKPTLRGAVSQLIQAAIDAGIAQGALDEALEFVRSSSRPWVDANVSRNADDPYILADVGRISTELSAANALLTRAARVLDSIDQQALTAENCARASIAVAEAKVLTTEVALRASEKLLEWGGSRGTLLRHGLDRHWRNARTHTLHDPVRWKTHAIGNYYLNDALPARHAWI